A genomic region of Bradyrhizobium sp. ORS 278 contains the following coding sequences:
- a CDS encoding TRAP transporter small permease subunit, protein MAEIAQAPSPGERASLNAAAPAPLRILLDVIDRLGRLDGWIGGGCLLTLTALMLAEVTTRALSNVLPFFPPTISIAWEYSSYLMAASFTFGAAMTLRVGGHIRVVLLLKNVPAPLQRALEVLAAAAGFAFMAYLTSAMTKFAWSSFIRGQVSTSSDTPLWFPQAVVTFGMLLLTLQFLARAIQAALGLPMEDHRMKASPVE, encoded by the coding sequence GTGGCTGAGATCGCGCAGGCCCCCTCGCCGGGCGAACGAGCGAGCCTCAATGCAGCGGCGCCCGCGCCGCTGCGAATCCTGCTCGACGTCATCGATCGGCTCGGCCGGCTCGACGGCTGGATCGGCGGCGGCTGCCTGCTGACCCTGACGGCGCTGATGCTGGCGGAGGTCACGACGCGGGCGCTGTCGAACGTGCTGCCGTTTTTCCCGCCGACGATCTCGATCGCCTGGGAATACTCATCCTATTTGATGGCGGCGTCCTTCACCTTCGGCGCCGCCATGACGCTCCGGGTCGGCGGCCACATCCGCGTGGTGCTGCTGCTGAAGAACGTGCCCGCTCCGCTGCAGCGCGCGCTCGAAGTGCTGGCCGCGGCCGCCGGCTTCGCCTTCATGGCTTACCTCACCTCGGCGATGACGAAGTTCGCGTGGAGCTCCTTCATCCGCGGCCAGGTCTCGACCTCCAGCGACACCCCGCTGTGGTTTCCGCAGGCCGTCGTCACCTTCGGCATGCTGCTGCTGACCCTGCAATTCCTCGCCCGCGCGATTCAGGCGGCGCTGGGACTGCCGATGGAAGACCACCGCATGAAGGCCTCGCCGGTCGAATGA